GCACTGTATTGGAACCCTGGCAGCAGCTTATGCTGAAACAGGCGACTTCGAGCAGGCTGTCAAATACCAGAAGCAGGCGATGGGCGTTGCGGGTGTGACTGAGCAGGATAAGGAAGGGATGCAGCAGCGGGTTGCTCTATACGAGCAGCATAAGACAGATCACGAAATTCCGAAGAAGGATTGATGCGGATTTTCGATGACTGGAGTTGTTGCGAGTGAATTATTTATTCAGCGTGGAGAGCAGGTTCTGCAGGTCGAGGGGATGAGTGTGCATGGCGATGGAGCCATCGGCGGCGCGAGGCCAGAGGGATTCGGGCTTGTCCCAGTAGAGTTCGACGCCGTTGTCATCGGGATCGCGGAGATATAAGGCTTCGCTCACACCGTGATCGGATGCGCCTTCGAGCGGGATTCCGGCGGTGACAAGGCGGCGGAGGGCATCGGCGAGCAGAGGACGTTCCGGGTAGAGAATGGCGAGGTGAAAGAGGCCGGTGGTGCCGGGAGGCGGAGGTGATCCGCCGCGACTTTCCCAGGTGTTCAACCCGATGTGATGATGGTATCCCCCCGCGCTGATGAAGGCGGCTGAGTTGCCTATGCGCTGGGTGACGTTGAAGCCGAGGATATCGCGATAAAATTTAAGTGAGCGTTCGAGGTCGGAGACTTTTAAATGAACATGGCCGATGCGGACGCGCGGATCGATGGATGGAAGCTGGGGCATAGGATGAGATTAGTAAGCGACACTCATGCGTTTGCGGATGGATTTGGTTTTTTCGCCTTCATCGATGAAGGCGACGGCAAAGTCTTCTGCAGAGATGCGGCTCTCGCCCAGTTCATTTCAGTTGAGGTTTTGGAATGCGCCGCTCACTGGCAACATGGTAAAGATTAGCACAGCAAGGTAATTTGGGAAGCGGCAGTTGTCGGGCACTGGACTTTTGATTTGGAAATGCCAATAATGGCAGGGCGATAAAAGGAAGAGAATGAAATCCAAAATATACGTACCGATATTGATATTTCTGACGGTGCTGGTAGCCGGTGTGGCTGGCGGAATGATGACGGTGAGGTTTATCAGAAATTCGCAACCGATAGAGAAGCGGATTTACCCGCTTTTGAAGGAAAAGAGATACGACCAGGCGGTGAAAGAGTTAACCAGGGAGATTGAGAACAATCCAAAGGACGAATGGGCCTATGCTTGTCGGGCGTATGTGTTTTCCGAGATGACAAATTACGACAAAGCCCTCAGTGATTATACGGCGGCGATTGCGCTCAATCCCCACAACTGCACCAACTATTTTCGGCGCGCCTACGTTTACCTCCGGAAAGGGGATTGGACCAACGAGATTAGTGATTTCAACAAGTGCATTCAGGAAGATCCGGAGTATTTCACGGCCTACGTCGATCGCGGTCTGGTTTATGCGGAAAGGAAGGAGTTCGACCATGCCATGGATGACTTTAATGAGGCACTGAGGTTGAAGCCGAGGAGTGCCATGGTTTATGCGTATCGCGCTGGAATTTATGCGGCCAGAACGAATTACGATGATGCGCTCAAGGATTGCAACACCGCCGTCAAATTGAGTCCGAGATGGTCGATGCCTTACAACCGACGCGGGGCTCTTTACAGCACCATGGGCCGGGATGACGAGGCGCTGAAGGATTTTAGAGTGGCATTGCAGTTTGGAAAGCGGGATGAGGAGTCGTGCAATAATTTGGCGTGGTTACTTGCGACGAGTCAGGATGCGGCAATACGCAACGGGCAGGAAGCTGTGGACCTCGCGAAGCGGGCGTGCGAATTGACGAAGTGGCAGGAGAACCGCACTCTGGACACACTCGCAAGCGCCTACGCGGAGTGCGGAGATTTTGAGAAGGCAGTCAAATATCAGAAACAGGCATTGGCAACCAAAGATATTCCAAAGGAATCGTTGAAGGTAGAGGAAGGGAGATTGGTCCTGTACGAGAAGCATGAGCCGTATCGCAGAGATCCGAAAAAGAGCGGGAACGACTGAGTTGGGGGACATCAGGCACTGGCCTGGTTTAAGAGTTGAATGGCGGCTTGATCGAGTTGGAGTTTGGTGGCGGCGATCAGGTCGTCGAGTTGTTCCAGGCTGGTGGCACTGGCAATGGGCGCGGTGACACTGGGACGGGCGATGAGCCAAGCGAGGGCGACGCGGGCAGGGGTGGAGTTGAAGCGTTGAGAAACTTCGTCCAGAGCTTTGAGGATGCGCAGGCCGCGATCGTTTAAATAGGTGGCAGCTTTTGCGCCGCGAGGACTTTTGGCGAGGTCTTTTTGTGAACGATATTTGCCGGTGAGGAATCCGCTGGCCAAAGAATAATAACAGATGACGCCGAGGTGATTTTGCAGGCAGACAGGTTCGAGATCCTTTTCGAATTCAGCGCGGTCGTAGAGATTGTAGAGTGGTTGCAGGCTTTCATAACGAGGAAGATTGAGTTGTTTGCTGACCTGCAGAGCCTGGGAAAGGCGGACGCCGGTATAATTGGAAGCCCCGATTGCTTTGACTTTGCCCTGCTTGATAAGTTGAGCGAAGGCTTCGAGCGTTTCCTCGAGAGGAGTGTTCGGGTCATCCTGATGGGCTTGGTAGAGATCGATGTGGTCGGTCTGGAGGCGTTTAAGGGAATCCTCGGCGGCGCGAAGGATGTGAGCTTTGGAGAGGCCTTTCTTATCCGGGGCCATTTCCATGCCGACCTTGGTGGCGATGATTACGTTGCTGCGGTTGCCGGTGCGTTTGAGCCAATTGCCAATAATGGTTTCGGACTCGCCGCCTTTGTTGCCAGGCGCCCAGCGGGAATAGACGTCGGCGGTGTCGAGGAGGTTGAGGCCGGCGGCGACGAAGGCGTCGAGGATTTTGAAGGCGGTGGGTTCATCGATGGTCCAGCCGAAGACATTGGTTCCCAGTGCGAGCGGAGCGACTTCCAATCCTGAATTCCCGAGCTTGCGTTTATTCATATAATCCCTTTTTTCCGGTAACACTTATTACTTCAGGAACGGGAATTAAGCAAACAATGGAGACACCCTGCCGGCTAAGCATTCTTAAGGGCACAGGAAGCCGCGGCGGAGAAGAAGGAATGAACAAGAGGATGGAGTTGGCCGGTGAGGGCTTTGCGTTCGGGTTGGAAGAGGGTGGCGAGGAAGAAAGGGTGGTTGGTCAATTCGATGGCGCGTATTTCGTTGTCCTCGGAACGGGCAGTGATTTGGAGCGGAGTGTTTTGAAAAAGATTTTCGTAGGCGGGATTCAGTCCATAGCTGCAGTGGAAAGCTTCAGTGCCTTCGGTGGCTCCATACATCGATGTAAAGCGACCATGGCCTGTGGCCGAAATGATTTGTGATTTTTCGACCAGCGAGCATTGCATGCGATGGAGCAGGGGAAATTCGGTGGAGGGATCGAGCTCGGTGTGGTTGGCTGTGGCGAGATTGAGGGCATTACGCGCGTATTCCAAAAGAGCGTGTTGGAATCCGCCACAGGTGCCGAGGAAGGGATGGGAGCGCGTGCGGGCGAATTGGATGGCCCAGAGTGCGCCGTCGATGCTTTTGTAGGGACTGGCAGGGACGCACCAGATGCCTTGGAAATCGGTGAACAATGAATCGTTGCCGGGAAGGATGGTGTCGGTGCCGGTCCAGATGGGAGCGATAGGTTTCGCGGTGGAGGAGTTCCAGAGAGCGAAAGAGGCATTGATTGCCTGGTGGGCGATCACCTTGGAATTAAAGTCACCGACGAGTGCGATGCGAGTTGCCTGCATGGCAGACTAGGAAATCAGAAGAGTGCCATCCTCGGCGAGGGGAAAGTGAGGGTTCCAGGCGACTTCCCAATGATGACCGTCGGGATCACAGAAGTAGCCGCTGTGACCGCCCCAGAAGACATCCTGCGCAGGTTTCAAGATTTTGCCGCCAGCGGATTCCGCGAGGGCGAGGACTTGGGCGACTTCAGTTCTAGCGCGAACGTTGTGCGAGAGGGTGATGCCGCTGAAGGCGCCGCGGGTGCGGGGCGTTTCGGGTGAAATGTCTTCGGCGAGTTTGTCTAGCGGGTAGAGAGCGAAGCGGGTGCCGGTGGTTTCGAAGAAGGCGATGGGGGCGTCGTCCGCGGCTTTGGTGGGAAAGGCGAGGCCGTCGCGGTAGAAACGGATGGCGCGAGGGAGGTCGGTGACGCCCAAAGTGATGACGCTGATGCGAGGTTCCATGCGGGATGAGTTTAAATGAGCGAGGGGCCGTAGTGCTCGACGGTTGGAAAGGGATCGTAAAAGTGGTGCAGGAGTTGGCGCCATTGCTGGTATTCGGGCGATTGACGGAAGCCGACTGTGTGATCTTCGAGAGTCTGCCATTGAACGAGAAGGGCGTAACGATGCTGGTCTTCGATGCAGGGCCGGAGTTCGTGCGAGATGTAACCGCGCATTGAAGAGATGATTGAGGAGGCTTCACGGAAGGCGGTTTCAAATTTTTCGTTCATTCCTTCACGGACCGTGAGCAGTGCGACTTCGAGAATCATAGCGACAAGAGGCTAAGGCGGAAGACTGAATTTGTCGAGGCAGGCGGTTTGTTGCGGGTGCTGCTTTATTTGTTTGGGGCAAGAGGTAATATGTCCTTTCGATATAGACGCCAGCGAGCATGCCCTCTGTGAGTGGTAATCAAACCATAAATGATAACGCCCCATAAGATTATCCAAACATATCCTTCCGCGAACATGAAAAAGCCCAAAATGGTGATAAGTACTCCAAGGAACACAATGATTAAACCGCCAATCATTTCCTGGAGACATTCCTTGATCAAGGCAGCTCGGCTCTCTGGTGAAGCTTGATAACGTTTGATATCAGCATCCACGCGCTCCACGAATTTCCGTGCGGCTTTGGGTGACCAATCCAAACGCATTAAATCAGCGATGACAGCTTCGTGATTTCGACCTTGCAAAAGTGCACGCGGCACCATCGTCTCTGGCGACTCCGCATTGAACTTTTGCTCTGGTGTTAGTTCATTCTCCATTTCGTGGCATCCCAACAAGCGACCCTGCCAGCCAAAATTATAAAATAGCTGCAGATTTGTCGAGAAAAGTGATAACTCTGACCGTCGGAACGGTCTGAGATTATTTACCGTGGCTGGCTTCGCCGCCGCCGTCGGCGCCTTCGCCATCGAGGTCGATGAGGATGTCGCGGGGTTCGGCGCCTTTGCTGGGGCCGACGATGCCGCGGTCTTCCAGTTCATCCATGATGCGGGCAGCGCGGGTGTAGCCGAGACGCAGGCGGCGCTGCATGAGCGAGACGCTGGCTTTTTGTTCGCTGCGGATGACTTCGATGCATTGCTGGATGAGGTCTTCATCTTCATCGATGCCACTCTCTCCACCACCGCCACCATCGAAGCTGCTGACGGGTTTCTGGAGTTGTTTATGGATTTCGACTTCGTAGCTCGGTTTGCCCTGCTTGGCGATGAAGTCCACGCAATGCTGGATTTCCTGGTCGGTGATGAGCACGCCCTGGGCGCGGATGAGACGGGCGGAGCCGGGCGGGAGGTAGAGCATGTCACCTTTGCCGAGGAGTTTATCAGCGCCCATGGCATCGAGAATAGTGCGGGAGTCGACCTTCGCAGCTACCTGGAAGGCGATACGCGCAGGGATGTTGGCCTTGATGACGCCGGTGATGACGTCGACGCTGGGACGTTGCGTGGCGACGATGCAATGGATGCCGGCGGCGCGGGCCATCTGAGTGATGCGGGCGATGGCCATTTCGACGTCGGCGGGAGCGACGAGCATGAGGTCGGCCAACTCGTCGATGATGACGACGATGTAGGAGAGTTTTTCCGGAATGACAATATCGTCTTCGCGCGGGACGACGATTTGTTCATCCACTTCGACCGCAAAACCGTCCGCACCGGGCTCGACCTTTTCCTTCTTCGCCATGAGCGGCAATTCAGGTTCGGGTGTCGGGATTGGTTTATTCTTGGGACGTTCGTTAAAGGATTTGATGTTACGCACGCCGACCTTGGCGAAGATTTGATAGCGCTTTTCCATTTCGTTGACCACCCAGCGGAGCGCGAGAATGACCTTCTTGGGATCGGTCACGACCGGCACGACCAGGTGAGGGAGCGCGTTGTATTGCTGCAACTCGACCACCTTCGGGTCGATCATCACGAAGCGGAGTTGATCGGGTGAAAACTTGTAAAGCAGCGAGGCGATGATGGAATTGATGCAAACCGATTTGCCGGAGCCAGTGCTGCCGGCGATCAGGCAGTGTGGCATTTCCGCGAGGTCGGCGATGATGGGATGGCCATAGACGTCCTTGCCGAGAGCGAGCGGGATGCGGGCCTTGGAATTGGCCCATTCCTCGGATTCGAGGAGGTCGCGCATGATGACCTTGGTCTTCACGGCGTTGGGGACTTCGACACCGACGGAGCTTTTGCCAGGGATGGGAGCGAGGATATTGATGCGTTCGGCTTTGAGAGCCGCGGCGATGTTGTTATTGAGGCCGGCAATTTTTTCGAGCTTCACACCGGGAGCCGGGTGGAGTTCGTAGCGGGTGATGGTCGGGCCCTTGGTGATATCGCCGAGCTGCACCTCGATATCGAATTGGGCGAGTGTTTGCTGCATGAGGCGGGCGTTGGCCATGAGTTCTTCCTTGGACTCAGTGGGTTTCAACGTCATGTCAGGGTATTGCAGGAAATCCATGGGCGGCAACTGGTAGTTACCGATCATCGGCGTGGCAGCAACCGTGATGGGCTTGGGCTTTTTGGGCTGCAGCTTGGGCTTGGGCGCGGAAGGGAGAGCTGCGGGAGCAATATTGACTTCCGGTTCAGCGGAAGCGCCGTCGACGACTGGCTGGCCCTCACCGTTGACCCTGGCGGCCATTTCAGTGGCGGCGGGTTCCTCGGATTTTGTGGGAGCTTTCCGGCCGAGAACATCAGCAGAGGAGGCGGCAGAGAGTTCGCGGGCAGAAATGACGACGGCATCCGCTGGCGGTTCAGGGGACTTGAGTGGTTCGGGAGCGGTCGGCTTTTTGGGCTTGCCGTTGAGAGGCTTTGCCTGAGGAACGCTGAGGTCGCGAACAGTCGGTTCGGGAAGCGGCTTCAAATCGGCTCCGATTGGGGCAGCCATGGGTTCAGCTTTGGCATCAGCTTTGGCGGCATCTTTAGCGAGTTCTTTGGCTTCCTTGGCCTTGGATTTATCGACTTGTTCCTGGAGTTTACGAGCTTGCTTTTCCAACTCACGAGCCTTTTTCTCCAGAGCCTTTTCATCGTCGGTCAGGCCAGCGGGGCTGGTGGCGAGGCCGGAGACTTTGCCATTGGCGGTTTTGTCGCGATTGACCAGGGCACGAATCCATGCGCCGAGCTGAAAGTTCGTGAGGAACAGGATGCTAATGAAGTACAGCATCATGAAAATGATGGTCGCGCCTGTAGTGCCGAAGTAGTTGAAGATGTAGTTGTTGAGATTGACGCCGATGATGCCGCCAGGCATGACACGCAGCTTTTTGTGCAGGCCTTCGAGGTAGTCCCTGTAAAGATCAAACATGCCGATGCAACAGAAGAAAATGACGAGAGTCCATGCCCAGCGGCGGCGGACGTAGGAGAGCATTTCCAGAAAGCAGCCAAGGCCGACGAAGACAAAGAGGAAAGGCAGGACGTAGCTGGAGACACCGAAGGTGAGGAGAAAGATATAGGAAAGCCAGGCGCCAAATGGTCCTATCGCGTTATGAGCAGGATGGTTAGGGGGGGTGGCATTGGCCGAGACGTCCCGCGGATTGTAGGAAATCAGTGCGACGAGCAGGAGCACAGCAAACCCTACCAGCACAATGCCGATAATGTCATTAAAGCCGCGATGTGTGGACGCCTTTTCAGGCGATGCCTTTCTAGCCATGGGAGCAGGTTAACAGGCGCGAGAGACAGGATAAAAGCGGAAAGTTTAAGGATTGATGTAGGAAATGTGAAAAAAACGAGAAAGCGCGAAGATTAAAAAAACTGATAATGAAGCCGGCGGCCGGGCAGGTCGCCGCGCATGACGAAATTATGAAGCTGAACAAATCCTATTCGGAAAACTATTGTTTGGCGGCCTGAGTTTTGGCTTTTTCAGATTGAGTGGGAGGTTGCCAGCCTTTGGCATGGGCAACGGTCGCGGCGACAGAAGCCTGACTTTCAGCCACCATATCCTCAATGCCCCGGCTTCCACCGATATAACCGCCCCAAGCCCAGAGTTTGCTCATCGGAGCGTCCATGAGAATTCGTCCGTCAGCGCCATCCTTTAGGATGAGATTGCCTTTCAATGATGCTGCGCCCATTCCGATGAGCGTGAATCGGGCAAACCTGTCACCGGGCGTATAATCGGTGATGGTGCCGGTTACGATCAGTTCATTGTTGGTGCCTAAGGGAGGCAGCTCTTTACGGACGTCTTGAAAGATGGGGCCAAAATCGGATTTGAGCCGGATGGCAACCTCATTTGCGAATTTAACGCCGATGGATGCGTCAACCGGACTCTTGGTCTCGAACGGCAGGACGGTGGCAATCTGATACTTGCTCAGGTCGATCTCAGCCGCCGAGCCAGGTTTGAGCAAGTCAGCGTGCGTGGAGCTGGTCCGGTCGGTTTGACAGCCAGTGGTGAGCAGCATAAGGGCCACGGCGAAGCATGCGACCTGGATTACCTGGGCGAGTTTGAATTTCATTGAGATGAATTGTTCCAAGTTTTTCGTTTGCATTCCATTAAGCACCTACGTTCGTGGTGCTGGCGCATTTCATCCCGTCTGGCGTCAAAAGTCAAGACAGCAGCACACGAAGAGCGCTCAGGCGGAGCGACTTCTACGCATCAGCCTGAGGGTGCCGAGTTCCTCGGTGAATCCGAGGGAGCGATAGAGGCGAAATCTTTCGGGAAGGCAATAAAGCTCCACGTGCTGCACTTGTTGAACCACGGGATGGTTGAGGACTTGTTGCATGAGTTCAGTTCCGAGGCCTTCGCCGCGGTGATCCTGATGAACAATGACGTCAAAGAGTATGGCTTTAAACACGCGGTCAGTTAACAGCCGGGTAAAAGCCAGGAGCCGTTCGGTGGTTGGGTCGCAAAGCCCAAAGACCAGGTCGGAGTGAGCCAGCACCGTGGTGACTTCCTGCAGCGATCGACCCTTGGACCACCATTCCTGCTGGTAAAGTTGATGCAAGTCGTGCGTCTGGCTTTCCGTGAGGGAATTGATGAGACGAAATTTCATGCGTGATGAGTTTGATTGATGCGGAAACTAATTTCCGGATCAAGAAATACGGAGGGAGCGGGCGGTACAGCAGGATATACGTACGGTCAGGGGACAGGTTGGATTTGAGCTTTGGGACGCCTGAGGGAGTAATAGTAGTGGCAAATGTCGGGCAAGGGGTGAGATGCAGTGCATTTATAAACTTCCCAGCCCTGGCTTTGCAGCCGTTCGATGGTCTCGTTCTGAATAACATGGATTGGTGAACCGTTGGCACTGTCCGGTATGCCTGAGACCATGACTGTTTTGTATTCAAAGGCGGCGGCGCTTTGATCGGAGGCGCAGCCGGTGAGGAATGGTGCAATGACGATGAAGAGGAGAATAAAAATTTTTGTGATGTAATCCATGGTGGTGTGATTAAGGCAAAAGATGAAGTTTGAATCAATGGGCGGTGAGGACGGTGTAGTTCTTTTTGCCTTTGCGCAGGAGGAGGTGTTTGCCGAAGAGGAGATCGCTGGTGGTGACGGGGCGTTGGAAGTTGGCTTCGCGAACGTTGTTCAGGTTGACGCCGCCGCCTTCGATGTCTTTTCGGGCCTGGCCTTTGGAAGGACTGAGGCCGGAGTGGACGAGGAGTTCGACGAGCGGGATGCCAGCACCTTCGAGTTTGGATTTCTCGAGGTCCTTGGTGGGGACTTCGCCGACGATGTCGTTGAAGGTGGATTCGGAAATGCCGGAGAGTTCGCCGCCAAACAGAATTTCACTGGCACGGATGGCTTCGGTTGTGGCCTGTTCACCGTGGATGAGATCGGTCATGGCTTTGGCCAGGGCTTTGTGAGCTACACGAGCGCCTGGATTCGCAGTGTGCTGTTGCTCCAGCGCTGTGATTTCGTCCTGCGTCAGGAAGGTAAAGAATTTCAGGTAACGAATGACATCGCGGTCATCGGTATTAATCCAGAATTGGTAGAAGCGATAGACGCTGGTTTTTTTGGCATCGACCCAGATGGCACCGGCGACGCTTTTGCCGAACTTGGAGCCGTCGGCATTGGTGATCAGCGGGAGGGTGAGGCCGAAGACGTGAGCGCTGAGCTTTTTGCGGCAGAGATCGCTGCCGGCGGTGATGTTGCCCCATTGATCGCTGCCGCCGATTTGGAGTTCGCAATTGAATTCCTTGCGGAGATGATAGAAATCGAAGGCTTGGAGCAGCATGTAGCTGAACTCGGTGTAGCTGATGCCGGTTTCGCGGTCTTCCATGCGGGCGCGAACGCTTTCCTTGGCAACCATCATGTTTACCGAGAAATGCTTGCCGACTTCGCGAAGAAAATCCAGGTAACTGACGGGAGCGGTCCAGGTGTTGTTGTCGAGCAGGCGGGCGGGATTGGCCGCGGCATCGAAATCGAGCAAGCGGCGGAGTTGGACCTTGATACTGGCGATATTGGTGTCGAGCACTTCCTTGGTGAGAAGCTGGCGTTCGACGGTTTTGCCGCTGGGGTCGCCGATGGAACCGGTTGCGCCGCCAGCGAGTGCGATGGGAATATGGCCAAAGAGTTGGAAACGTCGGAGGGCGAGGAGAGGAACAAGATTGCCGACGTGGAGGCTGTCTCCCGTGGGGTCGAAACCGGCGTACAAGGTGATGGGGCCGGCAGCGAGCCGTTTCAGCAGTTCGACTTTATCCGTGCAGTCGGCCAGGAGACCGCGCCATTCCAATTCTTCGTAAATATTCATTCCGCAGGGAGAAGTTATGCGCGGGAAAGGGAAATGAAAAATGAAAAATTACGAAAGACCATTGGAGTGCAGACGGAAAAGACGGCTTGCGAGGACAGAGGAGGAGACACAAAATTGAGTTGAGGACGCGATGGAAAGATGAGTATCGGTTGGGATTGAGTCGGCGGTCGCCTACGCGTTCGGCACGATGAATAGGATGGGAGCGCAAGAGAGGTCACGGAAGCGGCGCAGCGCGTTCCCTACCAACGCAATTATTGATTGCCGGCGCGGTGGTTACCAGTTCGCCTCAAGTTAGCGGGAGGAGGAGGGAGATTTCCTGGCGGCCGGGGGATTTGGTGCGGCATTGGATCTGGCCTTTGGAAACGCGGAGGAGTTCGCAGGCGGCGAAGAGGCCGGGGTTCTCGGCGGTTACCGAGTTGTCAGGGGGAAGCAATGTTTGTTCGGAGCGGTAGCGGAGGTTGATTTGGAATAAATCGATGGGGCGGCCTTGATTGAGGCCGAGGCTGCGCCAGGTGACGGGGAAGACAGCGGGGCCGCAGAGAAAATCCATTTCTCCCTGGACTGCCTTCGTTTCGCGAACGATTTGCCAGACTGCGCCGATGAGCCAGCGGCCTTGAGCTTGCACCTGGCCTCTCAAATTGGAGGGGACGTTTACCCGCCACTCGGGAGCGTAGCTATTGGCAGCGGCAATTCTTTTTGCCAGCTCATTGGTATCACAGGCGAAGGCAGCACCAGTAATAGAGCGTTGCAAGGGAAGGCATTGGCCCAAAATCCGGCCGGCGGAATTAGCGGAGGTGGTGATGGCCTGAATGGCTTTTTTCAATGAGGGAGAATCGCCAGCGGCATCGGCAGCGTACTCCGCATTGCCAATGATCCCGCCGACCATGTTGGCGAGATCATGGATGACCTTGGCGCTAATCGCGCCGGAGATTTCCAAAGGGGAGAGCGGGTCCTTTTGAAACTCGAATTCATTCATAGGATATGAATTAGCAACGAGACGGATGCTCAGGCCTGCAACTTC
This DNA window, taken from Pedosphaera parvula Ellin514, encodes the following:
- a CDS encoding DNA translocase FtsK yields the protein MARKASPEKASTHRGFNDIIGIVLVGFAVLLLVALISYNPRDVSANATPPNHPAHNAIGPFGAWLSYIFLLTFGVSSYVLPFLFVFVGLGCFLEMLSYVRRRWAWTLVIFFCCIGMFDLYRDYLEGLHKKLRVMPGGIIGVNLNNYIFNYFGTTGATIIFMMLYFISILFLTNFQLGAWIRALVNRDKTANGKVSGLATSPAGLTDDEKALEKKARELEKQARKLQEQVDKSKAKEAKELAKDAAKADAKAEPMAAPIGADLKPLPEPTVRDLSVPQAKPLNGKPKKPTAPEPLKSPEPPADAVVISARELSAASSADVLGRKAPTKSEEPAATEMAARVNGEGQPVVDGASAEPEVNIAPAALPSAPKPKLQPKKPKPITVAATPMIGNYQLPPMDFLQYPDMTLKPTESKEELMANARLMQQTLAQFDIEVQLGDITKGPTITRYELHPAPGVKLEKIAGLNNNIAAALKAERINILAPIPGKSSVGVEVPNAVKTKVIMRDLLESEEWANSKARIPLALGKDVYGHPIIADLAEMPHCLIAGSTGSGKSVCINSIIASLLYKFSPDQLRFVMIDPKVVELQQYNALPHLVVPVVTDPKKVILALRWVVNEMEKRYQIFAKVGVRNIKSFNERPKNKPIPTPEPELPLMAKKEKVEPGADGFAVEVDEQIVVPREDDIVIPEKLSYIVVIIDELADLMLVAPADVEMAIARITQMARAAGIHCIVATQRPSVDVITGVIKANIPARIAFQVAAKVDSRTILDAMGADKLLGKGDMLYLPPGSARLIRAQGVLITDQEIQHCVDFIAKQGKPSYEVEIHKQLQKPVSSFDGGGGGESGIDEDEDLIQQCIEVIRSEQKASVSLMQRRLRLGYTRAARIMDELEDRGIVGPSKGAEPRDILIDLDGEGADGGGEASHGK
- a CDS encoding tetratricopeptide repeat protein, with translation MKSKIYVPILIFLTVLVAGVAGGMMTVRFIRNSQPIEKRIYPLLKEKRYDQAVKELTREIENNPKDEWAYACRAYVFSEMTNYDKALSDYTAAIALNPHNCTNYFRRAYVYLRKGDWTNEISDFNKCIQEDPEYFTAYVDRGLVYAERKEFDHAMDDFNEALRLKPRSAMVYAYRAGIYAARTNYDDALKDCNTAVKLSPRWSMPYNRRGALYSTMGRDDEALKDFRVALQFGKRDEESCNNLAWLLATSQDAAIRNGQEAVDLAKRACELTKWQENRTLDTLASAYAECGDFEKAVKYQKQALATKDIPKESLKVEEGRLVLYEKHEPYRRDPKKSGND
- a CDS encoding aldo/keto reductase, producing MNKRKLGNSGLEVAPLALGTNVFGWTIDEPTAFKILDAFVAAGLNLLDTADVYSRWAPGNKGGESETIIGNWLKRTGNRSNVIIATKVGMEMAPDKKGLSKAHILRAAEDSLKRLQTDHIDLYQAHQDDPNTPLEETLEAFAQLIKQGKVKAIGASNYTGVRLSQALQVSKQLNLPRYESLQPLYNLYDRAEFEKDLEPVCLQNHLGVICYYSLASGFLTGKYRSQKDLAKSPRGAKAATYLNDRGLRILKALDEVSQRFNSTPARVALAWLIARPSVTAPIASATSLEQLDDLIAATKLQLDQAAIQLLNQASA
- a CDS encoding VOC family protein; amino-acid sequence: MPQLPSIDPRVRIGHVHLKVSDLERSLKFYRDILGFNVTQRIGNSAAFISAGGYHHHIGLNTWESRGGSPPPPGTTGLFHLAILYPERPLLADALRRLVTAGIPLEGASDHGVSEALYLRDPDDNGVELYWDKPESLWPRAADGSIAMHTHPLDLQNLLSTLNK
- a CDS encoding antibiotic biosynthesis monooxygenase family protein, whose product is MILEVALLTVREGMNEKFETAFREASSIISSMRGYISHELRPCIEDQHRYALLVQWQTLEDHTVGFRQSPEYQQWRQLLHHFYDPFPTVEHYGPSLI
- a CDS encoding CTP synthase C-terminal region-related (seleno)protein encodes the protein MQATRIALVGDFNSKVIAHQAINASFALWNSSTAKPIAPIWTGTDTILPGNDSLFTDFQGIWCVPASPYKSIDGALWAIQFARTRSHPFLGTCGGFQHALLEYARNALNLATANHTELDPSTEFPLLHRMQCSLVEKSQIISATGHGRFTSMYGATEGTEAFHCSYGLNPAYENLFQNTPLQITARSEDNEIRAIELTNHPFFLATLFQPERKALTGQLHPLVHSFFSAAASCALKNA
- a CDS encoding VOC family protein produces the protein MEPRISVITLGVTDLPRAIRFYRDGLAFPTKAADDAPIAFFETTGTRFALYPLDKLAEDISPETPRTRGAFSGITLSHNVRARTEVAQVLALAESAGGKILKPAQDVFWGGHSGYFCDPDGHHWEVAWNPHFPLAEDGTLLIS
- a CDS encoding GNAT family N-acetyltransferase, which produces MKFRLINSLTESQTHDLHQLYQQEWWSKGRSLQEVTTVLAHSDLVFGLCDPTTERLLAFTRLLTDRVFKAILFDVIVHQDHRGEGLGTELMQQVLNHPVVQQVQHVELYCLPERFRLYRSLGFTEELGTLRLMRRSRSA
- the tyrS gene encoding tyrosine--tRNA ligase, with product MNIYEELEWRGLLADCTDKVELLKRLAAGPITLYAGFDPTGDSLHVGNLVPLLALRRFQLFGHIPIALAGGATGSIGDPSGKTVERQLLTKEVLDTNIASIKVQLRRLLDFDAAANPARLLDNNTWTAPVSYLDFLREVGKHFSVNMMVAKESVRARMEDRETGISYTEFSYMLLQAFDFYHLRKEFNCELQIGGSDQWGNITAGSDLCRKKLSAHVFGLTLPLITNADGSKFGKSVAGAIWVDAKKTSVYRFYQFWINTDDRDVIRYLKFFTFLTQDEITALEQQHTANPGARVAHKALAKAMTDLIHGEQATTEAIRASEILFGGELSGISESTFNDIVGEVPTKDLEKSKLEGAGIPLVELLVHSGLSPSKGQARKDIEGGGVNLNNVREANFQRPVTTSDLLFGKHLLLRKGKKNYTVLTAH